Genomic DNA from Sphingomonas hankookensis:
CTTGGGCTGCCCAAGGGCGGGCGCGCCAGCCTGGAGGACGCGCAGGCGGCGGCGGCGACCGGGCAGATCGCGCTGTCGAGCATCTGGGCCGAACTGCTCGGCGCGCACGGGCTGACTGCCGCACAGCTGCTCGTGACGCTCGACGATCTGGAGGATCGCCGACGCTATCTCAACGTCTCGGCGACGCTCGGGCGGTTGCTGACGCTGGGCGTCGTTCCGGTCGTCAACGAGAATGACAGCGTCGCGACCGAGGAGATCCGGTTCGGCGACAACGACCGCCTTGCCGCGCGGGTCGGCGCGGCGGCGCGCGCGAACGGCGTGGTGCTGCTGTCCGATATCGACGGGCTGTACGATTCGAACCCCCATGGCAATCCGGACGCCAGGCTGATCCCGCATGTCGCGCAGATCGATGCCGATATCATGGCGATGGCCGATACCCGGTCGTCGTCGGGCATGGGATCGGGCGGCATGGTGTCGAAGATCGAGGCGGCGCGGATCGCGACCGCCGCCGGCGCGAACCTCGCCATCGCGACCGGACGGATCGACCACCCGCTCGCACAGTTCGGCGAAACCGGCCATGGCACGG
This window encodes:
- the proB gene encoding glutamate 5-kinase, with the protein product MVADLGASDVFGPATCPRLIVKVGSALLVAPDGQARREWLASLVADIAGRVAAGQQVVIVSSGAIALGARRLGLPKGGRASLEDAQAAAATGQIALSSIWAELLGAHGLTAAQLLVTLDDLEDRRRYLNVSATLGRLLTLGVVPVVNENDSVATEEIRFGDNDRLAARVGAAARANGVVLLSDIDGLYDSNPHGNPDARLIPHVAQIDADIMAMADTRSSSGMGSGGMVSKIEAARIATAAGANLAIATGRIDHPLAQFGETGHGTVFATAGNAPARKAWLSGGLTDRGSIRIDAGAARALSSGRSLLPAGAIEVAGDFSRGDLVRIIDAEGRAIARGLAEYDAGEAARIVGRRSDELADLLGYAPRSALVHRNHMALL